In Burkholderiales bacterium, a single genomic region encodes these proteins:
- a CDS encoding TRAP transporter substrate-binding protein produces the protein MERRSFLKHSGLAGILAAGSAPAFAQAPTIKWRCASSFPKSLDTIFGAAETASKALAEATGGRFQIQVFAGGEIVPGLQVADAVQNGTVECGHTAPYYYIGKDPTFAFGTAIPFGLNQRQFDAWWYFGQGRELYNEFLKEYNIHSVLCGNTGAQMGGWYRKEIKSVADLKGLKMRIGGFAGQVLTKLGLVPQQLAGGDIYPALEKGTIDAAEWVGPYDDEKLGFNKVAKYYYYPGWWEGGPALHMFVNAAKWNELSPEYKASFNNACAEGNTWMMAKYDAQNPAALRRLVAGGTQLRPFPKSVMDACHAAAVERYAEESAKNPKWKKIYDNYSAFQREQILWFRVTENTYDNYMATVGGLSVRAKAPAKKK, from the coding sequence GAACGTCGTTCGTTTCTGAAGCATTCCGGACTGGCGGGCATCCTCGCCGCCGGCTCGGCTCCTGCGTTCGCCCAGGCGCCGACGATCAAGTGGCGCTGCGCGTCGAGCTTCCCGAAGTCGCTCGACACGATCTTCGGGGCGGCGGAAACAGCCTCGAAGGCGCTGGCGGAGGCCACCGGCGGCCGATTCCAGATCCAGGTGTTCGCGGGCGGCGAAATCGTCCCGGGCCTGCAGGTCGCCGACGCCGTCCAGAACGGCACCGTCGAGTGCGGCCACACCGCGCCTTACTACTACATCGGCAAGGACCCGACGTTCGCGTTCGGTACCGCGATTCCGTTCGGCCTGAACCAGCGCCAGTTCGACGCCTGGTGGTACTTCGGCCAGGGCCGCGAGCTCTACAACGAGTTCCTGAAGGAGTACAACATCCACTCGGTGCTGTGCGGCAACACGGGCGCGCAGATGGGCGGCTGGTATCGCAAGGAGATCAAATCGGTCGCGGACCTCAAGGGCCTCAAGATGCGGATCGGCGGCTTCGCGGGCCAGGTGCTCACGAAGCTCGGCCTGGTCCCGCAGCAGCTCGCCGGCGGCGACATCTACCCGGCGCTCGAGAAGGGCACGATCGACGCGGCCGAGTGGGTGGGCCCGTACGACGACGAGAAGCTCGGCTTCAACAAGGTCGCCAAGTACTACTACTATCCCGGCTGGTGGGAAGGCGGCCCGGCGCTGCACATGTTCGTGAACGCCGCGAAGTGGAACGAGCTCTCGCCCGAGTACAAGGCGTCGTTCAACAACGCCTGCGCCGAGGGCAACACCTGGATGATGGCGAAGTACGACGCGCAGAATCCGGCGGCGCTGCGCCGGCTCGTGGCGGGCGGTACGCAGCTTCGTCCGTTCCCGAAGTCGGTGATGGACGCCTGCCACGCGGCGGCCGTCGAGCGCTACGCCGAGGAGAGCGCCAAGAACCCGAAGTGGAAGAAGATCTACGACAACTACTCGGCGTTCCAGCGCGAGCAGATCCTCTGGTTCCGGGTGACCGAGAACACCTACGACAACTACATGGCGACCGTCGGCGGCCTGAGTGTGCGGGCGAAGGCGCCCGCGAAGAAGAAGTAG